From Hartmannibacter diazotrophicus, a single genomic window includes:
- the ntrB gene encoding nitrate ABC transporter permease — translation MPASLNLRAAILSLVLLVFGLGAWELATPKVKSAEEMTEYEMLMGGADQEARVPPPSAVLQRAWEELSNPFYDNGPNDKGIGIQVAYSLVRVLSGYFMAALIAIPVGFLIGMSPLFYKALDPFIQVLRPISPLAWMPLALFIIKDSNASAIFVIFICSIWPMLINTAFGVAGVRKDWVNVARTHELGALRTAFTVILPAAAPTILTGMRISIGIAWLVIVAAEMLVGGTGIGYYVWNEWNNLDLTSVIFSILTIGVVGMLLDAAFAQVLRAVQYQE, via the coding sequence ATGCCCGCGAGCCTCAACCTCAGGGCTGCCATCCTTTCCCTCGTGTTGCTGGTCTTCGGGCTCGGCGCGTGGGAACTGGCGACGCCCAAGGTCAAATCCGCCGAGGAGATGACCGAATACGAGATGCTGATGGGCGGCGCGGACCAGGAGGCCCGTGTGCCGCCTCCGTCGGCCGTCCTTCAGCGGGCGTGGGAGGAACTCTCCAACCCGTTCTACGACAACGGGCCGAACGACAAGGGCATCGGCATCCAGGTGGCCTATTCCCTCGTTCGCGTGCTGAGCGGCTATTTCATGGCGGCGCTGATCGCGATTCCGGTCGGGTTCCTGATCGGCATGTCGCCGCTCTTCTATAAGGCGCTCGATCCGTTCATCCAGGTGCTGCGGCCCATCTCGCCGCTCGCCTGGATGCCGCTTGCCCTCTTCATCATCAAGGACAGCAACGCCTCGGCGATTTTCGTGATCTTCATCTGCTCGATCTGGCCGATGCTGATCAACACAGCCTTCGGCGTCGCCGGCGTGCGCAAGGACTGGGTCAATGTCGCCCGCACCCACGAACTGGGTGCGCTCCGGACTGCCTTCACGGTGATCCTGCCGGCGGCCGCGCCCACCATCCTCACCGGCATGCGCATTTCCATCGGCATCGCCTGGCTGGTGATCGTGGCGGCCGAGATGCTCGTGGGCGGCACGGGAATTGGCTACTACGTCTGGAACGAGTGGAACAACCTCGACCTCACCTCCGTCATCTTCTCCATCCTTACCATCGGCGTCGTCGGCATGCTGCTCGATGCCGCCTTCGCGCAGGTGCTGCGCGCCGTCCAGTACCAGGAATAG
- the cynS gene encoding cyanase, whose product MNKLEVTEMIMERKRTTGMTWAAIAEAIGMSEVFTTSACLGMNSMPRDKADILVTTLGLPQEAGMVLAEYPTKIFAQQIPTDPCIYRFYEIMGVYGDTLKELIQEKGGDGIMSAIDFDMKVEKVPYPKGDRIVVTMSGKFLSYNQW is encoded by the coding sequence ATGAACAAGCTTGAAGTCACCGAGATGATCATGGAGCGGAAGCGCACCACGGGCATGACCTGGGCGGCGATCGCGGAGGCCATCGGCATGTCGGAGGTGTTCACCACGTCCGCCTGCCTCGGCATGAACTCGATGCCGCGCGACAAGGCCGACATCCTCGTGACGACCCTCGGCCTGCCGCAGGAGGCGGGCATGGTGTTGGCGGAATATCCGACCAAGATCTTCGCCCAGCAGATCCCGACCGATCCGTGCATCTACCGCTTCTACGAGATCATGGGCGTTTACGGCGATACGCTGAAGGAGCTCATTCAGGAAAAGGGTGGCGACGGCATCATGAGCGCCATCGATTTCGACATGAAGGTCGAGAAGGTGCCCTATCCGAAGGGCGACCGCATCGTGGTGACGATGAGCGGCAAGTTCCTGTCCTACAATCAGTGGTGA
- a CDS encoding ABC transporter ATP-binding protein encodes MTDQSFLEIDNLTKRFPAPPGGEPLTVFENVSFDIAKGEFVCIIGHSGCGKSTILNVLAGLDSATSGAVTMDGGEVAGPSLDRGVVFQNYSLLPWLSALKNVTFGVRARHPQWSKAQVQEHAYKYLEMVGLSGGAEHRKPSQLSGGMRQRVSIARAFAIHPKLLLLDEPFGALDALTRGTIQDELIRIWSGSDQTVFMITHDVDEAILLADRILLMTNGPNAQVAENVIVDIPRPRSRTEIIHHEGYYKIRNHLVEFLAHRSRELAGQKADDGGRRTEPRTVRPALGGESEEEHPAAETKIVALKR; translated from the coding sequence ATGACCGATCAATCCTTCCTGGAAATCGACAACCTTACGAAGCGCTTTCCGGCCCCGCCGGGCGGAGAACCGCTGACCGTCTTCGAGAATGTCAGCTTCGACATCGCCAAGGGCGAATTCGTCTGCATCATCGGCCATTCGGGTTGCGGCAAGTCGACCATCCTCAACGTGCTCGCCGGCCTCGACAGCGCCACATCCGGTGCCGTCACCATGGACGGCGGGGAGGTGGCCGGCCCGAGCCTCGACCGGGGCGTCGTCTTCCAGAACTATTCGCTGCTGCCGTGGCTGTCGGCGCTGAAGAACGTGACCTTCGGCGTGCGTGCCCGCCATCCGCAGTGGTCGAAGGCGCAGGTGCAGGAACACGCCTACAAGTATCTGGAGATGGTGGGATTGTCCGGCGGGGCGGAGCATCGCAAGCCCTCGCAGCTTTCCGGCGGCATGCGCCAGCGCGTCTCGATCGCCCGGGCCTTCGCCATCCATCCGAAGCTGCTTCTGCTCGACGAGCCTTTCGGGGCGCTCGACGCGCTGACGCGAGGCACGATCCAGGACGAACTCATCCGCATCTGGTCTGGCTCCGACCAGACGGTGTTCATGATCACCCATGACGTCGACGAGGCGATCCTGCTCGCCGACCGCATCCTCCTGATGACGAACGGCCCCAATGCGCAGGTGGCGGAGAACGTCATCGTCGACATTCCCCGGCCGCGCAGCCGCACCGAGATCATCCACCACGAGGGCTACTACAAGATCCGCAACCACCTCGTGGAGTTCCTGGCCCACCGCTCCAGGGAACTTGCCGGCCAGAAGGCCGACGACGGCGGCCGGAGAACCGAACCGCGCACCGTCCGTCCCGCTCTTGGCGGCGAGAGCGAGGAGGAGCACCCGGCGGCGGAGACCAAGATCGTCGCCCTGAAACGGTGA